Proteins found in one Primulina eburnea isolate SZY01 chromosome 16, ASM2296580v1, whole genome shotgun sequence genomic segment:
- the LOC140816281 gene encoding uncharacterized protein, with the protein MGSKPVITEAIALTEKKMDMTLDDIIKMSKTKDAKPKKQRVSNRSQKFVNNATQDKSARLRKFMDTRSSIRQGVLARRRSNFQGNQFPLATEAARKAAAVPVRNRGFNRNRTFSVNKPRVGAPPVQNASNRGGFTVNKPARQANAVAKQRTQTLDSLFANMKEQRMKVFSKPNNGGKRNGVDQHTVPWVRGRLHY; encoded by the exons ATGGGATCTAAGCCGGTCATTACTGAAGCTATTGCACTTACAGAGAAGAAAATGGATATGACATTGG atgatattattaaaatgtCGAAGACTAAAGATGCTAAGCCTAAGAAGCAAAGAGTTTCG AATCGGAGTCAAAAGTTCGTTAACAATGCTACCCAAGATAAATCCGCAAGACTGAGAAAATTTATGGATACCAGATCCTCCATTAGACAG GGAGTTCTTGCTCGGAGGAGGTCAAACTTTCAAGGAAACCAGTTTCCTTTGGCAACTGAGGCTGCTAGAAAGGCTGCAGCTGTGCCTGTTCGCAATAGAGGTTTTAACAGAAATAGGACTTTCAGTGTTAATAAACCAAG GGTTGGTGCCCCGCCAGTTCAGAATGCTTCCAATCGAGGTGGTTTCACTGTGAAT AAACCGGCGCGTCAAGCAAATGCTGTGGCCAAGCAGAGGACTCAAACGTTAGACTCACTGTTTGCTAACATGAAGGAGCAGAGGATGAAGGTGTTTTCCAAACCGAATAATGGGGGAAAAAGAAATGGAGTTGATCAACATACCGTGCCATGGGTGAGGGGTCGTCTCCACTATTAA
- the LOC140816908 gene encoding GDSL esterase/lipase 7-like isoform X1, with product MGSSTIRYILILILVLFLQPISSLNYPQQIVDELYPELESNGSESRSIPVPNLNPLAPALFVIGDSSVDCGTNNFLGTFARADRLPYGRDFDTHRPTGRFCNGRIPVDYLALHLGLPFVPSYLGETGSVEDMVQGVNYASAGAGIIFSSGSELGQHISLTQQIQQVMDTSQQFILSMGEDAAYDLISNSIFYISIGSNDYIHYYLRNVSSVQSLYLPWSFNQFLSQTMKQEIKNLYNTNVRNVVVMGLAPIGCAPYYLWMYQSKNGECIETINDMILEFNFAMRFIVEELNHELPEANVIFCDAFEGSMDIIKNHNRYGFNVTTDACCGFGKYKGWIMCISPDMACGNASSHIWWDQFHPTDTVNEILADNVWSGVHTSMCYPTNLQDLLDKKAKR from the exons ATGGGTTCCTCCACAATCCGATACATCTTGATCCTCATTCTAGTCCTGTTTCTCCAACCGATTTCGTCGTTGAATTACCCTCAACAAATTGTTGACGAACTCTATCCTGAACTCGAGAGTAATGGAAGCGAATCCAGATCGATCCCCGTACCAAATCTGAATCCTCTCGCCCCCGCATTGTTTGTTATAGGAGACTCTTCTGTGGACTGCGGAACGAATAATTTTCTCGGGACTTTTGCTCGGGCTGATAGGCTTCCGTATGGAAGAGATTTCGATACTCATCGGCCCACTGGAAGGTTCTGCAATGGAAGGATTCCCGTTGATTATCTGG CTTTGCATCTTGGACTGCCATTTGTGCCCAGTTACCTAGGGGAGACAGGCTCGGTGGAGGATATGGTCCAAGGAGTCAACTATGCCTCTGCTGGTGCAGGGATCATCTTCTCCAGTGGCTCTGAATTG GGGCAACATATATCCCTCACTCAGCAAATTCAGCAGGTTATGGATACATCTCAACAGTTCATTCTTAGTATGGGTGAGGATGCAGCGTATGATCTTATCTCAAACTCCATATTCTACATTTCAATCGGAAGCAACGACTACATACACTACTATCTCCGAAACGTATCTAGTGTACAATCTTTGTATCTGCCGTGGAGTTTCAACCAATTTCTTTCTCAAACGATGAAGCAGGAGATTAAG AATCTGTACAATACAAATGTTAGAAATGTGGTTGTGATGGGACTAGCCCCAATAGGATGTGCTCCATATTACTTGTGGATGTATCAAAGCAAGAATGGGGAGTGCATCGAGACGATCAATGACATGATACTGGAGTTCAACTTTGCTATGAGATTCATAGTAGAGGAACTTAATCATGAACTTCCCGAAGCCAACGTGATATTTTGTGATGCATTTGAAGGCTCTATGGACATTATAAAGAATCACAACCGTTATG GATTTAATGTCACGACTGATGCATGCTGTGGCTTTGGAAAATACAAAGGGTGGATAATGTGCATTTCCCCCGATATGGCTTGCGGTAATGCTTCTAGTCATATTTGGTGGGACCAATTTCATCCAACGGATACCGTCAATGAGATCCTAGCAGATAACGTTTGGTCCGGGGTTCACACTAGCATGTGCTACCCCACGAATTTGCAGGACTTGTTAGACAAGAAAGCTAAAAGATGA
- the LOC140816908 gene encoding GDSL esterase/lipase 7-like isoform X2 translates to MGSSTIRYILILILVLFLQPISSLNYPQQIVDELYPELESNGSESRSIPVPNLNPLAPALFVIGDSSVDCGTNNFLGTFARADRLPYGRDFDTHRPTGRFCNGRIPVDYLALHLGLPFVPSYLGETGSVEDMVQGVNYASAGAGIIFSSGSELGQHISLTQQIQQVMDTSQQFILSMGEDAAYDLISNSIFYISIGSNDYIHYYLRNVSSVQSLYLPWSFNQFLSQTMKQEIKNLYNTNVRNVVVMGLAPIGCAPYYLWMYQSKNGECIETINDMILEFNFAMRFIVEELNHELPEANVIFCDAFEGSMDIIKNHNRYAALYRI, encoded by the exons ATGGGTTCCTCCACAATCCGATACATCTTGATCCTCATTCTAGTCCTGTTTCTCCAACCGATTTCGTCGTTGAATTACCCTCAACAAATTGTTGACGAACTCTATCCTGAACTCGAGAGTAATGGAAGCGAATCCAGATCGATCCCCGTACCAAATCTGAATCCTCTCGCCCCCGCATTGTTTGTTATAGGAGACTCTTCTGTGGACTGCGGAACGAATAATTTTCTCGGGACTTTTGCTCGGGCTGATAGGCTTCCGTATGGAAGAGATTTCGATACTCATCGGCCCACTGGAAGGTTCTGCAATGGAAGGATTCCCGTTGATTATCTGG CTTTGCATCTTGGACTGCCATTTGTGCCCAGTTACCTAGGGGAGACAGGCTCGGTGGAGGATATGGTCCAAGGAGTCAACTATGCCTCTGCTGGTGCAGGGATCATCTTCTCCAGTGGCTCTGAATTG GGGCAACATATATCCCTCACTCAGCAAATTCAGCAGGTTATGGATACATCTCAACAGTTCATTCTTAGTATGGGTGAGGATGCAGCGTATGATCTTATCTCAAACTCCATATTCTACATTTCAATCGGAAGCAACGACTACATACACTACTATCTCCGAAACGTATCTAGTGTACAATCTTTGTATCTGCCGTGGAGTTTCAACCAATTTCTTTCTCAAACGATGAAGCAGGAGATTAAG AATCTGTACAATACAAATGTTAGAAATGTGGTTGTGATGGGACTAGCCCCAATAGGATGTGCTCCATATTACTTGTGGATGTATCAAAGCAAGAATGGGGAGTGCATCGAGACGATCAATGACATGATACTGGAGTTCAACTTTGCTATGAGATTCATAGTAGAGGAACTTAATCATGAACTTCCCGAAGCCAACGTGATATTTTGTGATGCATTTGAAGGCTCTATGGACATTATAAAGAATCACAACCGTTATG CCGCCCTTTACAGGATTTAA
- the LOC140817425 gene encoding RNA polymerase II transcriptional coactivator KELP-like — translation MNEETQKLIEETVLEILNNSNMDEMTEYKVRKSASEQLEMDLSEPSRKKFVRQVVESYLREQQAKAEQLEEQEEEEKEKEEEEEDNSKKRGDREYDDEGGLILCRLSKSRRVTISEFRGRTLVSIREYYNKGGKDLPSAKGISLTAEQWASFKKNVPDIEKAIKKMQSM, via the exons ATGAACGAGGAAACGCAAAAGTTAATCGAAGAAACGGTTTTGGAAATCCTGAACAATTCAAACATGGACGAAATGACAGAGTACAAAGTCCGAAAATCCGCATCAGAGCAGCTGGAAATGGACCTTTCGGAACCCAGCAGGAAGAAATTCGTCAGGCAGGTTGTGGAGTCATACCTCCGAGAACAGCAGGCCAAGGCTGAGCAActggaggagcaggaggaggaggagaaggagaaggaggaagaagaagaagataacAGTAAAAAGAGAGGTGATAGAGAGTATGATGATGAAGGTGGCCTGATATTGTGCCGC TTGTCGAAGAGTAGAAGGGTAACTATATCTGAATTTAGAGGGAGGACTTTGGTATCAATTAGGGAGTACTACAACAAAGGTGGCAAAGATCTTCCATCAGCTAAAG GAATAAGCTTGACAGCTGAGCAGTGGGCATCCTTCAAGAAGAACGTACCCGATATTGAAAAGGCAATCAAGAAAATGCAATCTATGTGA
- the LOC140816480 gene encoding LOW QUALITY PROTEIN: protein IWS1 homolog 1-like (The sequence of the model RefSeq protein was modified relative to this genomic sequence to represent the inferred CDS: inserted 4 bases in 2 codons), whose protein sequence is MISVKKIRVIMRDHEADLDVGEAXDTVAGGDSEDDQEGVRNMDGDNFVDDSGVYPADPFGNDIEHSRRRAPQAEEGKEDKEIEEIFEMAKKKKKVEKSAEDIALHVEKVMAELEVVAEVDAELNRQGKPAITKLLKLSFLTDSLSKKHLQQEFLDHGXLNLLKNWLEPLPDGSLPNSNVRAAVLQILNDFPIDLEQYDRKEQLKKSGLGKVIMFLSKSDEEITPNRKLAKELVDKWSRPLFNKSTRFEDMKKFDDERLFRKPSAKKSMSSAAGIASRDDKLVLAQEPKPGQSSSRQHASRPEAMSMDFVVRPQSKVDPDAVCARAKQVVQDPRRVKINKKLQQLKAPKRKQLQAIKISVEGRGMVKYL, encoded by the exons ATGATCAGTGTGAAGAAAATCAGAGTTATAATGAGGGATCACGAAGCTGATCTGGATGTAGGAGAAGC GGACACCGTTGCTGGCGGTGATTCTGAG GATGATCAAGAGGGAGTTAGGAATATGGATGGCGATAACTTCGTTGATGACAGTGGTGTGTATCCTGCCGATCCGTTCGGAAATGATATTGAACATTCTCGAAGACGTGCTCCGCAG GCAGAAGAAGGCAAAGAGGACAAGGAAATCGAGGAGATCTTCGAGATGGctaagaaaaagaagaaggtCGAAAAATCTGCTGAAGATATTGCTTTACATGTGGAAAAAGTGATGGCAGAGCTTGAAGTGGTTGCAGAAGTAGACGCGGAGCTGAATAGACAAGGAAAGCCTGCCATAACTAAATTACTGAAGCTATCTTTTCTTACCGATTCCCTCTCAAA AAAGCATCTTCAGCAGGAGTTTCTTGATCATGG GTTAAATCTGTTGAAGAATTGGCTTGAGCCCCTTCCTGATGGAAGCCTGCCTAATAGTAATGTTCGTGCAGCCGTTTTGCAGATCCTGAATGAT TTTCCAATTGATTTAGAACAGTATGATAGGAAGGAGCAACTAAAGAAGAGTGGCCTTGGAAAG GTCATTATGTTTCTATCGAAATCTGATGAGGAAATTACACCCAACAGAAAGCTTGCCAAGGAGTTGGTTGATAAATGG AGTCGACCATTATTTAATAAGAGCACTCGATTTGAAGACATGAAGAAGTTCGACGATGAAAGACTTTTTAGGAAGCCTTCTGCTAAAAA GTCAATGAGTAGTGCTGCAGGAATTGCATCCCGAGATGATAAGCTTGTTTTGGCACA GGAGCCAAAACCTGGGCAGTCATCTTCAAGACAACATGCCTCAAGGCCTGAAGCAATGTCAATGGATTTTGTTGTGCGTCCTCAGTCCAAGGTTGACCCAGATGCAGTTTGTGCCCGTGCCAAACAAGTTGTGCAAGATCCGCGTCGGGTGAAG